Proteins from one Pleuronectes platessa chromosome 16, fPlePla1.1, whole genome shotgun sequence genomic window:
- the nptx1l gene encoding neuronal pentraxin 1 like: MQATQQAICWRLFLCCCLFLQSSSQDFGGQTQFICTSVPKDMDICAATLQNSVPGDDLKTTVMQLRETVLQQKETIMNQKETIRELTSKLARCESQSGAEDARPGGRRKEPGSKNTMGDVSRGPADTLTQLSQTLQSLKQRLENLEQFSRSNNSVQANSLKDLLQSKIDDLEKQVLSRVNNIEEGKPGLRNETEQRGRVESTLTSLHQRITDLEKGQRDNRPLDKFQLTFPLRTNYMYAKVKKSLPEMYALTVCMWLKSNASPGVGTPFSYAVPGQANELVLIEWGNNPMEILINDKVAKLPFLINDGKWHHICVTWTTRDGVWEAFQDGVKRGSGENLAPYHPIKPQGLLILGQEQDTLGGGFDATQAFVGDLANFHIWDRKLSVGEIYNLATCSSKAQVGNVFAWMETSLDIYGGASKWTFEACRQLN; the protein is encoded by the exons ATGCAGGCCACGCAGCAGGCGATCTGCTGGAGACTTTTCCTGTGTTGCTGCCTGTTTTTGCAGAGTTCCTCTCAAGACTTCGGCGGACAGACGCAGTTCATTTGCACCTCCGTGCCCAAGGATATGGACATATGCGCGGCCACGTTGCAGAACAGCGTGCCGGGAGACGACCTGAAGACCACGGTCATGCAGCTGCGGGAGACGGTTTTGCAGCAGAAGGAGACGATCATGAACCAGAAGGAGACGATCAGGGAACTCACCTCAAAGTTGGCTCGGTGCGAGAGCCAGAGCGGCGCCGAGGACGCGCGGCCCGGGGGCCGGAGGAAAGAACCTGGGAGCAAAAACACAATGGGGGACGTATCGAGGGGCCCCGCGGACACTTTGACGCAACTATCACAGACTTTACAGTCGCTGAAGCAGAGATTAGAGAATCTGGAG CAATTCAGCAGGAGTAACAACTCGGTGCAGGCGAACAGCCTCAAAGACCTGCTGCAGAGTAAAATCGACGACCTGGAGAAGCAGGTGTTGTCCCGGGTGAACAACATCGAGGAGGGCAAACCCGGCCTCCGGAATGAGACCGAGCAGCGTGGGAGAGTGGAGTCCACCCTCACGTCTCTACACCAGAGGATCACAGACCTGGAGaaag GTCAGAGAGACAACAGGCCTCTGGATAAATTCCAGCTCACGTTCCCTCTGAGAACCAACTACATGTACGCAAAAGTGAAGAAGAGTCTGCCGGAGATGTACGCCCTCACCGTGTGCATGTGGCTCAAGTCCAACGCGTCTCCCGGAGTGGGCACGCCTTTCTCCTATGCAGTTCCAGGTCAAGCCAACGAGCTGGTCCTCATCGAGTGGGGAAACAACCCGATGGAGATACTCATTAATGACAAG GTTGCAAAGCTGCCGTTTCTCATCAATGACGGGAAGTGGCATCACATCTGCGTGACCTGGACGACTCGTGATGGCGTCTGGGAGGCGTTCCAAGATGGCGTCAAGAGAGGCAGTGGAGAGAACCTGGCTCCGTATCATCCAATCAAACCACAAGGCCTGCTGATCCTCGGTCAAGAGCAG GACACGCTCGGGGGAGGATTTGACGCCACACAAGCCTTCGTTGGAGACCTGGCAAACTTTCACATCTGGGACCGGAAACTGTCCGTGGGAGAGATTTATAATCTAGCGACTTGCAGCAGCAAAGCGCAAGTGGGCAATGTTTTCGCGTGGATGGAGACGAGCCTTGATATTTACGGAGGGGCCTCCAAGTGGACATTTGAAGCTTGTCGCCAGCTCAACTGA